The Euryarchaeota archaeon sequence AAACACGGATGATACTACTTATTGACCCCCTCAACCCGCTCGGGACAAGCTACGCAAAAAGCGAGGTGCGCGAGATTGCGGAGATCGCCCGCGCCAACGATCTGTGGCTTGTGGACGACGTGACCTACCGCGACTTCGCGTACAGGCACACCTTGTCCACCGACTTCTACGCGGAGAAGACGATCCTCATTTACAGTTTCAGCAAATCCTGCGGCCTCGCTGGCCTCCGGATAGGCGCCCTTGTCGCCCCTCCGGACGCGATGAAGACGATCAAACCCTACGACACGAACGTCCTGGGCGCAAACATACTCTCCCAGGTGGCTGCGAAGGCGGCCCTTGAGACGAAGGACAAATGGCTCGACAAGGTCTTGAAAGTCGCCCGCGATAACCAGAAGATCATCAAAGAGTGCGTGCAAGATGTCAAGGGCGCCACTCTTCCCGTATACCCTTCCAATGCGAACCTCTTCTGCATCGACATCTCAGGCACCGGAGCGGAACCTGACAAGGTAGAGGAGAAACTCCTCCACGAGTACCAAGTGTTCGTCCGAAGCGGGAATTACGTGTCGAAGAAGTTCGGGCCGAAGTTTGTTCGTGTGAGCTTCACGGTGCCGACGGCGCAGTGCAAGAGGTTCGCGAGGGCGTTTCCGAAGGTCGTCGACGAACTGCGTCGCTAGCCGCGCCCCCGTTCGACGAATATTGATTATGACGGGCCTTTCCAGCTGAAGCGGCAAATCTATAAATATCATCGACAACACATAACTGTCATAGATGCCCAAACCCAAGCTCACCTCCATCCAGATTCCACCCGCCACCCGTGACCGCCTGAAACGGTTCGGCCTCAAAGGGCAAAACTACAAGGACATCCTCGAGGCGCTAATGGACCGCGTGGAATACGAAGAATTCATGGAAGAGCACTACCGGCGGCTAAAGGACCGGGAGAAGTTCGTGCCGCTGGATGAAGTCTGATGGCGTACCGTATCTTGATCGGCCCAAAGGCGATGCGGGAACTGGAGTACTTGCCCTCTGACGTAGCGGCTCGGATCAAGGCGGCCCTTCGCACATTGGAGGAGGACCCGTTTACGCCGAGACCGAAAGCTGATATCAGGAGACTTCATGGAACAGCGGGACGGGCGCCAGCGTACCGGCTTCGGGTCGGTGACTACCGCGTGCAATACGCGGTTGAGAGCAAGACCGTGCTCGTCACCCGGGTCTTCGCGCGAGGCGAAGGCTACGAAATCTGAGCCGGCACCGGCCCAAGCGGCCGACCGTTAATCGCCCGCTGGGCCACGCCTTCTTATGAAGGCGTCGGCCCCGTGTAATTCAACACATACATCCCGGTCCCCCGCTCCGTCACCCACAACCTTCCCTGCGCGTCCCACCTCGATTGGTAAACGTTCGGCATGAATCCTTCCTTATCGAAGTTCGGTTTCTTCCACCAGATGGGTCCTGCGTACGGATGCTCGGGATCGCCGTGTGGGATGTAGTATCCGAGGGCCCTTGGCATCGTGGGGTCGCTGATGTCCAAGACCCAGACGCCCGCGTGGTAATGGCTCACGGCCAGCAGTTTTCGTCCGAAATCGACGTCTGTGATGTGTGGACTCGTGAGGAATTGGCCG is a genomic window containing:
- a CDS encoding type II toxin-antitoxin system RelE/ParE family toxin, with amino-acid sequence MAYRILIGPKAMRELEYLPSDVAARIKAALRTLEEDPFTPRPKADIRRLHGTAGRAPAYRLRVGDYRVQYAVESKTVLVTRVFARGEGYEI
- a CDS encoding pyridoxal phosphate-dependent aminotransferase, yielding MDNFEYAHSRKDIVWMSQNNNNIPTTPRIKNAIIKALEDGEHNLYPQKKGFADLPQLVLKDLGLRPDSFDASMTNGGIEALYGMNRALLKPGDEVICSDPSFMPIHDQIRLAGATPVELPIYEAPWRLTPERIKAAITPKTRMILLIDPLNPLGTSYAKSEVREIAEIARANDLWLVDDVTYRDFAYRHTLSTDFYAEKTILIYSFSKSCGLAGLRIGALVAPPDAMKTIKPYDTNVLGANILSQVAAKAALETKDKWLDKVLKVARDNQKIIKECVQDVKGATLPVYPSNANLFCIDISGTGAEPDKVEEKLLHEYQVFVRSGNYVSKKFGPKFVRVSFTVPTAQCKRFARAFPKVVDELRR